In one Corynebacterium bovis DSM 20582 = CIP 54.80 genomic region, the following are encoded:
- a CDS encoding DoxX family protein: MFCSKNAKTTKTSTDAKAKGEGKDDGASTGSNSVARLGRLALSPIFLVGGQSAFSNAKAMAPMIEQKAKQVGLSNLPVPAETLIKVNGAGMMVLGTALGLGIAKKPAALGLVLSLIPTTLAGHAFWEEESEGDKKGQLIHFLKNTGLIGGLLAVASR, translated from the coding sequence ATGTTCTGCTCGAAGAACGCGAAGACCACGAAGACCTCCACGGACGCGAAGGCGAAGGGTGAGGGCAAGGACGACGGCGCCTCGACGGGCTCGAACTCCGTCGCCCGCCTCGGCCGCCTCGCGCTGAGCCCGATCTTCCTCGTCGGCGGCCAGAGCGCCTTCTCGAACGCGAAGGCGATGGCGCCGATGATCGAGCAGAAGGCCAAGCAGGTCGGCCTGTCGAACCTGCCCGTCCCGGCGGAGACGCTCATCAAGGTCAACGGCGCGGGCATGATGGTGCTCGGCACGGCCCTCGGCCTCGGCATCGCGAAGAAGCCGGCCGCGCTGGGCCTCGTCCTGTCCCTCATCCCGACGACGCTCGCCGGCCACGCCTTCTGGGAGGAGGAGTCCGAGGGCGACAAGAAGGGCCAGCTCATCCACTTCCTCAAGAACACCGGGCTCATCGGCGGCCTGCTCGCCGTCGCGTCCCGCTGA